A window of Thermococcus sp. LS1 genomic DNA:
TCAAGGCTTATGCCCCTAAGGGCTGTGAAATCACCGAACTTCTTCGTGATGTTTTCCAGGGTTATCCTGACCATATCCACCACCTCATCCCTTAATTCCACCCGAATAGCCCTGGAGGAGGAGCTTCTGGGCCGTCAGGAAGAATATTATGGTAGGAAGAAGGTAGAACGTCCCGGCGGCGGCAATGAGGGGCATGTGCGAGTACTCCGCCTCTATGTTGGCCTCTATGAACGTCGCGAGCGTCTGGTATATCAGGAAAGTCCTGACGTAGATTATGTCCTGCCAGCCGGCGAGGAAGGCAAAGAGGGCCACCGAAAGAATTCCCGGCTTTATCAGGGGGAGCATAATCTTTCTCCAGACGGTTATCCTAGATGCCCCGTCGATTATCCCCGACCACTCAAACTCCCAGGGGACTGTGTCGAAGAAGCCCTTCATCAGCCATATTGACATCGGGATTTCAAGGGCCGCGCGGGCGAGAATAACGTAGAGGAAGGAGTAAAGCCCGACGAAGCCCGTTGACTCCGGAAAAGTAAGGCGGTATAGGAGGTAGACTCCGACTATGAGGGCAACACCCGGAAAGGCGTGGAGAACCAGGAGGAGAACCATCATGGTCTTCCTTCCCTTAAAGTCTATCCTCGACAGTGAGTAGCCCGCCATCGTGCTCGTCAGCGTGACTACCCCAGCAACCCCTAGGGCCACAATGAGGGTGTTGAGGGTTATCCTCCAGATGTTGACCCTTATCCCGCCGGTTGTGGCTATCTTCCCCTGGAAGAGGTTTATCCAGTTTTCAAGGGTGAAGTGAAAGGAACCCGGGTCGAGGTTTGTGACCATCTCGGTGCTGAAGCTCGACAGCATGAGGAGGGAAAAGCCGACGAGGAGGGGAAGGCTTGCAAGGAGGAGGGCGAGGAGGATTAGCCACTCGTACCTCTTGGGTCTAGCCTCAACGTCCCTCATCAGAAGTCCCCCCTTGGCCTTCTCATCATCCTCTCGAACTTGAGCACCTTAAGAGTCACAAAGCCACCTATTATGCCTATTATTGAGAGAATCACCGCTGCCGCCGCTGCCAGCCCCTGGTCCTGCTCACCCCTGCCGAAGGCAGTATTGAATACGTACAGCGCCAGCGTTGTTCCGTAGTCCCTGTTAACGAGATCCCACTGAACGAGCAGGAAGAGGTGGGGATATGTGGTGAGCAGGCTGAGGAACTGCCAGGTGAGGACGTAGAGCAGGTGCCACTTGATCATGGGAATTAGTATCCTCCTTGATATCTGCCACGAGGAAGCGCCGTCAACCCTCGCCGCAACGACCAGCTCCCGGGGTATCTGGTTCAGCGCTGAGGTGAAGACTATCATTCCGAAGCTTACCCCCACGAGGCCGTTAACGAAGATTATTATGCTCCACGCCCCCCAGGGTATGACCTGTCCCCAGGGGATGGGTTCGGAAATGAGGCCGAGGTGCATCAGAACGGAGTTCAGAGTTCCGATTTCACTCCCGTGAAAGAAGTAGTACCAGACAAGGCTGTAAACCGCTATCGGCGACATCCTGGGGAGGAGCCAGAGCAGACGGTATGAAGAGGCGGATTTTTCGTTAATGAAGAATGTCGCCAGGGCGAGGGCAAGGCCCCCAAAGACGTTTATCATGAGCGTGATTCCGACGAAGACGAGGGTGGTCAGAACAACGGCCTTGAAGGTCGGGTCGTGCTGGAACATGTAGAAAAGCCTATCGTAGTTGTAGAGGCCCACAAACTCGGTAAGATACCTGTCAACGTTCCAGTTCCTCATCCGGGTCATGCTAATATAGACGGTCATGACTAGGGGTATCAGGTAGAACAGGAACACCATAATTATCATAGGGGACAGAAAGAAGGAAAGATCCCTAACTTTTCCCCTCATGAAATCACCTCATCCCTGGGGGAACTTCCAGTCTTTGGGTATCTCTCCCTGTATCTCGACGGCATCTTTAAGCTCGGGATCGGCATTGACCTTCTGAATTATGTAATTAACGGCTTCGTCCGGCTTCATCTCGCCCCTGAGGACCTTGTCAACCGCCTCCTTGAAGATGTCGGCCAGGGCAGGATACTTCGGGTGAGCAGGAGCCAGGTGGGTGTACTCCAGCATGTAGCTAACATCTGCCAGGAACTGGGCGTTTATCGGGTTGACCGTCGCCTGAACGA
This region includes:
- a CDS encoding carbohydrate ABC transporter permease, with the translated sequence MRDVEARPKRYEWLILLALLLASLPLLVGFSLLMLSSFSTEMVTNLDPGSFHFTLENWINLFQGKIATTGGIRVNIWRITLNTLIVALGVAGVVTLTSTMAGYSLSRIDFKGRKTMMVLLLVLHAFPGVALIVGVYLLYRLTFPESTGFVGLYSFLYVILARAALEIPMSIWLMKGFFDTVPWEFEWSGIIDGASRITVWRKIMLPLIKPGILSVALFAFLAGWQDIIYVRTFLIYQTLATFIEANIEAEYSHMPLIAAAGTFYLLPTIIFFLTAQKLLLQGYSGGIKG
- a CDS encoding carbohydrate ABC transporter permease — its product is MRGKVRDLSFFLSPMIIMVFLFYLIPLVMTVYISMTRMRNWNVDRYLTEFVGLYNYDRLFYMFQHDPTFKAVVLTTLVFVGITLMINVFGGLALALATFFINEKSASSYRLLWLLPRMSPIAVYSLVWYYFFHGSEIGTLNSVLMHLGLISEPIPWGQVIPWGAWSIIIFVNGLVGVSFGMIVFTSALNQIPRELVVAARVDGASSWQISRRILIPMIKWHLLYVLTWQFLSLLTTYPHLFLLVQWDLVNRDYGTTLALYVFNTAFGRGEQDQGLAAAAAVILSIIGIIGGFVTLKVLKFERMMRRPRGDF